The following proteins are encoded in a genomic region of Deinococcota bacterium:
- a CDS encoding ABC transporter permease — MGFAIIVVFLIIVAFAPFLAPYSPTSQNLRATYVPPLAGVSTRGPEGEFGLFVSPASRSPVQGVVVDETQRYPIRLFVRGQPWDWFFGLLRSDLRLVGVDGPARFHALGTDEQGRDVLSRLIHGAWISLFIGLISVAIGVGVGVPIGAVSGFYGGRLDLVVQRLVDTLLAFPGILLAIVLVATLGTGLTNVMIAVGIASIPIYARLVRGSVLSVRNQEYIEAARALGKSDLAILVRHVVPNAIAPVIVQSSLQMAVAILFAAGLGFLGLGARPPQPEWGLMLARGREYLATAPHVATFPGLAIMLVVLGFNLVGDALRDALDPRMR; from the coding sequence ATGGGCTTTGCCATCATCGTGGTCTTTCTCATCATCGTGGCCTTTGCGCCCTTTCTGGCCCCCTACAGCCCGACCAGCCAGAACCTGCGCGCGACCTACGTGCCGCCACTGGCCGGCGTGAGCACGCGCGGGCCGGAGGGCGAGTTCGGCCTCTTCGTCAGCCCGGCGAGCCGCAGTCCGGTCCAGGGCGTGGTGGTAGACGAGACGCAGCGCTATCCTATCAGGTTGTTCGTGCGCGGCCAGCCCTGGGACTGGTTCTTCGGCCTGCTGAGGAGCGACCTCAGGCTCGTCGGCGTCGACGGCCCGGCGCGCTTTCACGCGCTCGGCACCGACGAGCAGGGCCGCGACGTGCTCTCGAGGCTGATTCACGGCGCCTGGATCTCGCTCTTCATCGGCCTCATCTCGGTCGCCATCGGCGTCGGCGTCGGCGTGCCCATCGGCGCCGTGTCGGGCTTCTACGGCGGCCGCCTCGACCTGGTCGTCCAGCGCCTCGTCGATACGCTGCTGGCCTTTCCCGGCATCCTCTTGGCCATCGTCTTGGTGGCGACCCTGGGTACCGGCCTCACCAATGTGATGATCGCCGTCGGCATCGCCTCGATCCCCATCTACGCCCGCCTGGTGCGCGGCTCGGTCTTGTCGGTGCGCAACCAGGAGTACATCGAGGCGGCTCGCGCGCTCGGCAAGTCCGACCTGGCCATCTTGGTGCGGCACGTCGTTCCCAACGCCATCGCGCCGGTCATCGTGCAGTCGAGCCTGCAGATGGCGGTGGCGATTCTCTTTGCCGCCGGCCTGGGCTTTTTGGGTCTGGGGGCGCGCCCGCCTCAGCCCGAGTGGGGCCTGATGCTGGCGCGGGGCCGCGAGTACCTGGCGACCGCGCCGCACGTCGCCACCTTTCCGGGGCTCGCCATCATGCTGGTGGTCCTGGGCTTCAACCTGGTCGGCGACGCCCTGCGCGACGCGCTCGACCCGCGGATGCGCTAG